One Nocardia huaxiensis genomic window, GGACGTACGGAACGCCGGACTTGTTCAACTGCTTCGCGGCCGCGAGACCGCCGAAGCCCGATCCGACGATGACGACATCTGTGGCTTCGATCCCCGAACCCGAGTACTGCATGACAGCTCCCTTCTGTCATGACTAACCGTGATTCGGAATGGGAATGTTCCAGGGGTCAGGGCGCATAATTAAGATGACTCTTATCTACATTGATCATGAATTGGAGAGGTGCCGTGGAGCTGCGACAACTGGCCTACTTCGTGGCCGTCTGCGAGGAGCTCAGCTTCAGCCGCGCCGCGACCCGGAGCTTCATCTCGCAGTCGGCGATCAGCCATCAGATCGCCCGGCTGGAGAAAGATCTTGGCGTCCCCCTCTTCGAACGCTCGACAAGATCGGTCGTACCCACCGACGCGACCACTCGGCTACTTCCCCTTGCGAAGCAAATGCTGAGCCTGGAATCCGCCATTCGCGCAGCTGTACGGGCTTCCGGGCCGCGCATTCGCCTCGCAGCCAATATGTCTTTCGCAACAAGATCACTGTCGGCCATCGCCGGAGCGCGCGAGGCGCATCCCGGGGCGGAGATCGAATTCGTCATCAAGCCATTCCGGCAGCGCATCCAGGCCGTCGCCGACGGGGACTGTGACCTTGCTCTCATCCGGGGCAGCGTGGACCAGCCGGGCCTCGAGGTGCGCAAGCTCTGGGTCGAGGATCTGGTCCTCGCCACCTCCACCTCGCACCCGCTCGCCGGGCGCGCGGAGGTGACGCTCACCGACCTGGCCGCCTATCCACTGCTGCTGCCACCGGAGTCGGATCAGGTGCTGCTGCACAATGTGGTGCGCGCGGCCTTCGCCGATCTGCCCACCGGGCCGGCCTACGGTCCACCCATCCCGCCGGACCACACCGCCACCATGGAACTCATCAATCGGCCCGACGCCTGGACCATTCTGTACGCGGACAGTCAGACCGAGGGCATCGCGACCCTGCGGCTCACCGGACATCCGCTGCGCGTACCGGTGTCGGCCGTGGTGCGCAGCGATCTCCGGCAGTCGCCGATCCTCACCACGCTGCTGGCGGCCCTGCACTCGGCGTAACCGGGCCCGCGCCTGCACAATTGGGCGGGCACGGCGGCTGCCGCCGACCTACGCTGGGCAGCGTGAGCCAGGAAGAAATGCGGGCCTCCGACGCCGACCGCGAGCAGATCGTCGCCCGGCTGAAAACGGCCATGGACGAGGGCAGGCTGACCCTGCACGAATTCGATGAGCGGCTGCAGCGGGTGTACTCGGCCCGGACCTACGGCGAACTCGCGCCGGTGCTGTCCGACCTGCCCGCGCAACGGGTTTCGCCGCCACCGGTCACCAAACCCAAGGGCTTCCCCACCTGGGTGAAGATCATGTGGACGCCGTGGGTGTTCGTGAACGCGCTGTGCCTGGTGATCTGGGCGGTCACCGGGGCCGGATACTTCTGGCCGATCTGGGTGGCCGCGCCGTGGGGTCTGGCGCTGCTCATCCCGACCACCATCGGCAGGCTGGTGGAGAACGACAATCACCGCAAACGCCAAGAGCGGCAGCGGAAACAGCTCGAACGGGGCTGATCGGGCCGAATTCCGGCCGAGCCGGTCAGACCAGGGCCTGCGCCACCGCCAGGTGCAGGCGCAGGTCCTCGGGCTCCTCGTCCTCGACGGCCCAGGAGATCTCCTCCATGGCGCGCATGAAAGCCCAGCCGCGCGCCCGCTCCGGATCGACGTCGAGCGCGGTCGCCGTGCGGTCGAGCACCGCGCGGGCGTGTTCGGGGGTGGGCCAGCTCTGCACCTGGATCATGGCGAGGAAACCGGCGTCGAAGGCCGCCTCGCCCAGGTACGCCTTGGGATCGATGAGCAGCCACGGTTCCCGTTCGGCCGCAACGATATTGCCCAGATGGGTATCACGATTGACCACCAGCAGCGGGCCGTCGGGCACCGCCAGCCGGACACACCACTGCGCCGCCCGGTCCAGCAGCCGGGACGGAATCACCTCCGCGAGTGCGGGTTCCGGGTCGACGAAGGTCATGGTCCAGTCGAGCACCATGTCCACCGCCTTCGGGAGCGGCGGAAAGTGCTGGGGCACAGCGACCGGTGCGCGGCGTAGTCGCCGGTACAGCCGGCACGCGAACTCGACCTTCTCGATATTGCGGGATTCGCCTTCGAGACTGGGGAATCCGGGCTGAGCCACCAGTTCGGTGCCGGGCCGCGCCCATTCGAGCAGCATGGCCCCGCTCGCGGGATCGTATTCGTACAGTTCGACCGCGCCGTCACCCGCATAGCAGTGCAGTCCGGTCGGCTCCGCCCGGTTCTCCGCGTCGACAATCGGAACCTTCAGCACCGCAACGGATTCGTCGGCCCGCCGCACCGGGGCCACATACGAGTGCGTGCCGCCGCCGAAGCCGTCGCCGATGATCGTCGATCCCCAAGCCGCGCAACGCTCCTCCACGAGAGCGGGCAACTCCTCCAGCCAGCGCTTTCCCCGCTCCCCGAATGCCCGCTCGATGATGTCGGCGACATTGCGCGGTAGTGAGATCGTCACCCTCCCAGCGTGCCCCACAGCAAACCGGACCGGCAACCCGGTATCTACGACACGCCCAGGGCAATTCAGCTCGCGGCCGGCTCCGGCGTTTCGTGCACCGTCCGCCACTGATAGGTGCGGCCGTCGGTGACCAGCACGCCGGTAACCCAACGCCGCGTGCGGATCTCACCGAGCCGGTTCTCCGCCGCGAACCGCACCACCAGCAGATTCCCGCTCCGCGCGATCTCCACCACCTCCGAAACCTCGATATCCAGCCCCGGCTGCAGATTCCGCGCCGACCACAATCCCGCCAGCAGCGTCTCCCGATCCACCGCCTGCCCCGTCGTCACCACCGACGTGAATCTCTCGTCCAGCGCAGCGGAAATCCGATCGAACACCTTCGGCAGCGCATCCGAACCCAGCCACTCGGCCAGATCCGAATGAAACGCCGCCACCACCCCCGCCAGATCGATCTCCAGCACCGCCTCGGCGGGCTCCGGCTCGACCGGCTCGGCCTGCCTGCGCCGCGGATCGAATCGACCACGCACCGCGCTACTCCCCTACCCCGCACAACACGCTCAGCACCGGCACAGCCTGCCCGAGCCCAGGCAGCACCGCAACCGGCTCGCGCACACCGGGTTACCGTCGGCGGCCCGCCACAGCGACGACGAGTGCGGCGACGGCGGCGACGGCGAAGAGGACGATGGAGACCGTGGCGGTGGTCGCGTAGATGGCCTGTTCGGTGCCGGAGACATGATTGTCACCGGTGAGCAGCAGGGCGAGCGGGACCAACTGCTCACTTGCGGAATCGTAGATGTTGCCGGTATCGGCTGCGCACCAGGCGAAGACGAGCAGGCCGGCATCGGCAAGCGCCAGCAGCCACCACGTACACCGTCGCCACCGGACCGGGCCCTGAGCCGTGGACAGCACCGCCGCTGTCATCAGCACCGTGATGATCACGGCCGCGCAGGCCCAGCCGTACGGCGTCAGCACCAGAATGATCAGTACCCAGCCAAAGCCCAGAAGCCGGATCCCCAGCGCCAGCAGCAGTACCAGAATCTGGCTGATGATCAGTCGTTTTCGCATGGTTTCCCCCCGGTTGCCCGCACCAGGTTTTCTGGCGCGCAACAACTCTCGCGAACCGCGAGGTCGGGGGGATGAGCCGAGACCCCCGGAAAACCGAGTAGTCCTACCGATAACGAACGTTCGCTACCGAGGCGGTTCCCAGGTCAGGGCCGAACGCAGGCTGTCCAGCATGGCGCTCGACGGGGTGCAGCGGATGATGGTGTCGCGCAGCAGGGTTGCGGGCGGAAAGGACCACTGGGCGACCTGACCAATCAGGTGCGAGCGGCGAGCGATGGCCTGGGTGCGCGGTCGGCGCAGAAGGTCGTACTCGGTCAGGGCCGCATCGAGTGAGCGGCCGTCGAGGACAGCGGCGAGGGTGACGGCATCCTCCAGAGCCTGATTGGCGCCCTGGCCCATATTCGGGGTCATGGCGTGGGCGGCATCGCCGAGGAGGGCGGCGCGCGGACGGATGAAGCTGTCCAGCGGAGGGAGGTCGTAGATGTCATGGCGGAGCACGGCATTCGGGGAGACGGCGGCCAGCAGGGCGGGGACGGGATCCGGCCAGTGCGCGAATCTGCGTTGCACCTCGGCGAATTCGTCGGCCGCGGTCCGTATGGCCATGCCGGTGTCGGTGGATTCCTGCCCGCCGGTGGCGGCTTCGACATCCGCGTGCTGGCCGGTCGCGGCCGCCGATCGGGAGCGCCGCTCGGCCGCGGGCACACTGGCGACGCCGAAGAGGTAGGCGCTGCCGTCCGCGAGCGGGGCTATGCCGAAACGTTCGCCGCGGCCCCAGATTTCGCCGCCGGCGGGGACGAAGTCGAGCGGTGCGGTGATCATGCGCCAGGCGGTGTAGCCGGCGTAGCGCGGGGCCTTCGCATCCGGCCACAGGGTGGCGCGGACCATACTGCGGATGCCGTCCGCGCCGATGATCAGGTCGGCCTCGGAGGTTCCGGCGGTGTGCTCGACTTTCACTGTGGCGGTGCGGGTGTCGATGCCGGTGACCGTGGTGGCGGCGCGCAGGCTGTCGGCGGGCAGCGCACCGGCCAGGATGGCGAACAGGTCGGCGCGGCGGACCACCACCACCGGGCCGTAGCGGCGGGCGAGCTCGGCGGTGTCGGTCTTGGACAGCCAGCGGCCGGAGCGATCACGGATGCCGGCCTCGGTCTCGATGTGCCCGGCGGCGCGGACCTTGTCGCCGACGCCCAGCGCGTCCAGGGCGCGCAGACCGTTGGTCCACAGGGAGATGCCCGAGCCGGACTCGCCGAATTCGGCGGCGCGTTCCAGCACCTCGACGTGGTGTCCACGCCGGGTCAGGGCGATGGCCGTCGCCAGGCCGCCGATGCCTCCGCCCACCACGATGGCCTTGCGGAATTCGCTCACGGTATCCTCCACTACAGCTGTAGTTCGTTGCTCACTACAGTTGTAGTTGACAAGGCCCGAGGAAGGAAGACCCTGTGACCGATGCCATCGACCGGCGGACGGTACTGGCCGACGCGGCCATCTCAGTCCTGGCCCGCACCGGACAGCGCGGCCTCACCCACCGGGCCGTCGATCAGGCCGCGGGACTACCGGAAGGCTCCTGCTCCAACCACTTCCGCACCCGCGAAGCCCTGCTCACCGCCGCCGTCGACCGCCTCACCGAAAGCGACCTCGCCGAACTCCCCACCGGCACAGCCGATCTCGACAATCCGGAACAAGTCGTCGAGCTGCTGTGCACCCTCCTGATGCACTGGCTCACCGTCGACCGCGACCACATGCTGGCCCGCTATGAACTCGCCCTGGAATCCACCCGACGCCCGGAGCTGCGAAAAACCCTGAGCGAGGCCGGATCCCGCTTCCGCGCCCTGGCCGCGAGCATCCTGGGACGCCTGGGCGCACCGAACCCGGAACAGCGCGCGCTCGCGTTCGTCGGTTGCCTGGACGGCCTGATCTTCGATCAACTGGCCGGCGCGGGTGCCCGCACCCCTGACGTCCAGGAACTCCGCGAAACTCTCGCCATCCTGCTCAACGGCTTCACCAGCCGCTGAATCAGCCCTGACGTCCGGGGCGGCTACTGGACTCGCGCGGCAATGTCGCCGACCCCACCCTCGTCATCCCGGCGCGCTTTTAGCCGGGATCGACACGGATAGCGTGCGTCGCCCTGTGGATCCCGGCCAAAAGCATGCCGGGATGACGGCGTGCCGCCGCTGATTTCGGCGGGCTGCCACTGCTTTCGGCTGGGCTGCCGCTGGTCAGCTCATGCGGGTGGGCTGCTGTCGGCCGCGCGGGCTGCGGCGAACGGGTGCTCGGTAGCGGGGGCGGTGGGCTGGGGGTTCGGCGGGCGCTTCGCCGAGTTGGGCGCGGAGTTCGCGGCGGCGCTCGGGGTCGATGAGGTGACGACTGCGGCGGGTGAGGGCGGCTTCCATCGCCCACAGCATGTCGAGGGTCAGGCCCTTCACCGACTCGTCGCGCATGCGGCGGTATGCCTCCACCGAACCGAGGGCGGCCAGGTCGTCGAGGGTGAACACCTCGGCGTGGGCCAGCATGGCGGCGGCCTCGGGGCCGAGTTCGTAGCCGGCGCCGGTCCATACGCGGACGTGCAGATGGGCGTCACCCCTGACCTTTTCGGCCTCTCGCCAGACGGCCTGACGCAGCGCGTCCGGATCGGCCGGGAGGCCGGAGCGGCCGAGCACCTGGGCGCGGGCCTGCCCGGCAACGCTCACCATCGGACGGAAACGCCGGAAGATCTGGATCTCGCCGTCGTGCCCGTAATCCCAGCGATCGAGGTAGGTGTAGTCGTTGCCGAACGGATTGCCGGTATCGAGCCGGGCCGCCTGCAATGCCCAGGCGCGGGCTTCATTCGGAGTGCTGGGAGTGAGGAAGAGCAGACCGCTGCGACGATCGATGCGGCCGCGATCCTCTCGTCGCGTGTGGTGGCCCTGCCACCAGCTGTCGAGCGCCTCGGGTTCCAGCGTGCGGTCCAGGCCGAAGGTGTGCCAGCGCACCGTGCCATCCGAATGCGACAGTGGCAGACGGGTTTTCAGCTGCCGGGCGAGGCGGTCGTCGACCGGGGTGCACCAGCCGGGCACCAGCACGATCGGATCGGCCGGGTCGGCGTCGAACGGGGTCGGGGTGAGGAACGGGCGGTCGATGAGCACCATGGTGCCCGGCCGCGCCTGATACGACAGCCCCCACAGCAGTCGCGAAAGCAGTTGCGCGCCACGATCATCCGACAGCACGTGCCAGGTGTCGTGAAAACGATTGGTGCTGAAGCGGGCGTCGGTCCCCGGGCGCAGGGTGATCACGGTGTGGACGCGACCGGGCGTCCGC contains:
- a CDS encoding FAD-dependent monooxygenase; translation: MSEFRKAIVVGGGIGGLATAIALTRRGHHVEVLERAAEFGESGSGISLWTNGLRALDALGVGDKVRAAGHIETEAGIRDRSGRWLSKTDTAELARRYGPVVVVRRADLFAILAGALPADSLRAATTVTGIDTRTATVKVEHTAGTSEADLIIGADGIRSMVRATLWPDAKAPRYAGYTAWRMITAPLDFVPAGGEIWGRGERFGIAPLADGSAYLFGVASVPAAERRSRSAAATGQHADVEAATGGQESTDTGMAIRTAADEFAEVQRRFAHWPDPVPALLAAVSPNAVLRHDIYDLPPLDSFIRPRAALLGDAAHAMTPNMGQGANQALEDAVTLAAVLDGRSLDAALTEYDLLRRPRTQAIARRSHLIGQVAQWSFPPATLLRDTIIRCTPSSAMLDSLRSALTWEPPR
- a CDS encoding TetR/AcrR family transcriptional regulator yields the protein MTDAIDRRTVLADAAISVLARTGQRGLTHRAVDQAAGLPEGSCSNHFRTREALLTAAVDRLTESDLAELPTGTADLDNPEQVVELLCTLLMHWLTVDRDHMLARYELALESTRRPELRKTLSEAGSRFRALAASILGRLGAPNPEQRALAFVGCLDGLIFDQLAGAGARTPDVQELRETLAILLNGFTSR
- a CDS encoding DUF1707 domain-containing protein: MSQEEMRASDADREQIVARLKTAMDEGRLTLHEFDERLQRVYSARTYGELAPVLSDLPAQRVSPPPVTKPKGFPTWVKIMWTPWVFVNALCLVIWAVTGAGYFWPIWVAAPWGLALLIPTTIGRLVENDNHRKRQERQRKQLERG
- a CDS encoding LysR family transcriptional regulator produces the protein MELRQLAYFVAVCEELSFSRAATRSFISQSAISHQIARLEKDLGVPLFERSTRSVVPTDATTRLLPLAKQMLSLESAIRAAVRASGPRIRLAANMSFATRSLSAIAGAREAHPGAEIEFVIKPFRQRIQAVADGDCDLALIRGSVDQPGLEVRKLWVEDLVLATSTSHPLAGRAEVTLTDLAAYPLLLPPESDQVLLHNVVRAAFADLPTGPAYGPPIPPDHTATMELINRPDAWTILYADSQTEGIATLRLTGHPLRVPVSAVVRSDLRQSPILTTLLAALHSA
- a CDS encoding aminoglycoside phosphotransferase family protein — protein: MTISLPRNVADIIERAFGERGKRWLEELPALVEERCAAWGSTIIGDGFGGGTHSYVAPVRRADESVAVLKVPIVDAENRAEPTGLHCYAGDGAVELYEYDPASGAMLLEWARPGTELVAQPGFPSLEGESRNIEKVEFACRLYRRLRRAPVAVPQHFPPLPKAVDMVLDWTMTFVDPEPALAEVIPSRLLDRAAQWCVRLAVPDGPLLVVNRDTHLGNIVAAEREPWLLIDPKAYLGEAAFDAGFLAMIQVQSWPTPEHARAVLDRTATALDVDPERARGWAFMRAMEEISWAVEDEEPEDLRLHLAVAQALV
- a CDS encoding TfoX/Sxy family DNA transformation protein, yielding MKQQRPATARSIDNNLKLHRHLVRTPGRVHTVITLRPGTDARFSTNRFHDTWHVLSDDRGAQLLSRLLWGLSYQARPGTMVLIDRPFLTPTPFDADPADPIVLVPGWCTPVDDRLARQLKTRLPLSHSDGTVRWHTFGLDRTLEPEALDSWWQGHHTRREDRGRIDRRSGLLFLTPSTPNEARAWALQAARLDTGNPFGNDYTYLDRWDYGHDGEIQIFRRFRPMVSVAGQARAQVLGRSGLPADPDALRQAVWREAEKVRGDAHLHVRVWTGAGYELGPEAAAMLAHAEVFTLDDLAALGSVEAYRRMRDESVKGLTLDMLWAMEAALTRRSRHLIDPERRRELRAQLGEAPAEPPAHRPRYRAPVRRSPRGRQQPTRMS